The Nisaea sp. DNA window GCCTCCCGGCTCTGGAGCGGCTGCTGGTTGACGGGCATGCGGGATTTGCCGGCTCCAAAGGCTCTTTCAAATGCGCCCTGACGGAGACGATCGCCAGCAATCTCGCCACCATGGCCAAAGGCATTGCCGCCGACTGGAACCCGACCGACGGCTACGCGCATACAGTTGCCATGGCAGGCACGGAGGACAGCCTCTATTCGGAAGCCTACGAGGTACCGGTCGAGCTGTTGCAAAGCCTGCTCGGTGAGCTGGAAGCAAGCCACGACGTGCGGCTCGGACGGCCGCTTGGCTCCGAGGTGGACAAGGCCCGCCCGAAACTGGCCGAAGCCTGGCGCAGCGGCCTGTCCAAAGCCATTCTTGTCGAGTCTCTGAAAGGCGCGGGGGATTTGTATCGGAACGGCGGGTTCGACCAGGCTCTGCGGGAGGTTGGAGAGATCGCGCTCGCCGACCGGATAACGGCCGGCTTCCAGACAGTGGTCGCTCAGGCCACCGCACTCGACGGCTCTCTTTATGATGCTTTCACAGCGCCGGAGCGGCGCGACGCATTACGGGCACTCCGCGCGGACCTGAAAACGCTGACAGGCCTGCTCGGCACCGAGCT harbors:
- a CDS encoding imelysin family protein gives rise to the protein MQRILILLVSFLAISAAGPAGPTHAADVDETFRAITKASVFDHIIPRYEHLATAGAGLEAAATTYCQDRTAQSFTALDSAFRSYWLTWAGIRHIQFGPVQIENRGFRIQFWPDFRNKIGKQLSRVLAAENSIALEKTTFAKTSIAVQGLPALERLLVDGHAGFAGSKGSFKCALTETIASNLATMAKGIAADWNPTDGYAHTVAMAGTEDSLYSEAYEVPVELLQSLLGELEASHDVRLGRPLGSEVDKARPKLAEAWRSGLSKAILVESLKGAGDLYRNGGFDQALREVGEIALADRITAGFQTVVAQATALDGSLYDAFTAPERRDALRALRADLKTLTGLLGTELALALDISPGFNSRDGD